GAAACGAACACGTCATCAAAAATAAATACACAAGTAACCTATTTTTGTAACACAACTATGTTAAActgaaaattataaattatattgTCTATTCAAGAATGGCTTCATAAGAATTGAATATATATGATCACCTATTTTTACAACATAATTATAGTCTAAAAGTTAACCATACGACTATATCAATTTAAAAAGTTATAGTTCGTTATCATGGTAAGAAAACTCAAACTTTAAAAGGGAGTTGAGAGTTCTTTCTAGTTGAAACATTGCAAtcatattatatatttttgacattttagatgtttacacttttcttttctttttttcaaagaattCTAGAAATTACATTGTAATACTTGATAATAATGTGCAAAAAGTCTTTTCAACCTACATAAATTAGTGTAAACAGTTAAACAAAAATTCCTTTTCAGAAGGGCTAGATTCATAGATAATAAGTCATACGAAATCTTTAGTTCTTCACATATCTGGACTTTCACGATACTGCCATCTGCTTGTGAATTTTTCAACAGCCATCATTAGCTTATGAGAAGAGTCACATGAATGTTTACTTAATCCATcaataaatttcttaatttctctattttttttctaactCTTGTATcttaatttctcttttttttttttttttttttattctccaTTCCATCACGTGTGGCTGTCCCATTAATTGCTCAATAGTCAATGAAAATTTGTCAACTAGACAACTAAGAGTCTGGATagcaaaataatgccaaattaaagTTTCATTTATTGTAACTACGGGTGCAAATGAGTCAAACCAAATCGAGTTTTTACCTAATCGACTTGAACCTCAATTTAGTTTTATGAAATTCAAACTCCAGTTCGAGCTTGATGAACTCAAAATGTAAGGctcaaactcgaactcgattcAAATTCGAGTTGAGTTTGAGcttaaaaaacttaaaaataattattttattttaaaaaataaataaaataataatatttattaataaataatcaaatattaggaatatatatgtaattttactattaaaataatatatattttcatttatatatatataatcgagttGTCTCACACGCTAATGAGTTCGAATTTGATTTGATCAGCTCGAACTTGATGTTGACCGAGCTCAGATTCGAGTTGCTCGTGAGcgactcgattcgtttgcaattTGTGAGCGGCTCGATTCGCTTGCAACTTTAATTGTAACACACTCTTTGTCTTCGTTCccatttttcttccttccctaGCCGCTACTCACCCGTGACTacactataattttttttttcgcctCAACCAGCAACTGATATTCTCAGTCTCTCCCCATTTGCTCCTCTCCCATGGCACTACAGAGCTTGTGCAGAATCCAAACAGAGAATCCTAGCAACCTTCTCCTTCCAATTTATGTAgaaatattataaaataattacaaatgatGAGTTGGcgtatatttttgtaaatgaaTCAATGAGTCATCGAGTCGGCAAGTTTTAATTGGCTATTGAACAACTCATGAGAGAACTCACAAGTTAGTTATTCAATGCTTAAAATTATTTCTATCCTCCTTAAAAATACATTGTTAACAAAAGCATTGCAACTGCAAATGACCCTAAGCgggtggaaaaaaaaatataaacttATTTTAGAAATTAGAAATTGTCAAACTCCATTCCATAGGATGTGAAACTATTTCGTATGTTAGGGTGAAATTGCCAATTAAATCTCAATATGAGGACCGTAACGCAAAAAGTATAAACTCTAGAGCCCTCTCTTCTTCAAAGGCTCGAGCTCTATTGTCTTCCCCCCTTCCGACAAAAACCTTTTCTTCCCAGTGTTCCAATCATCATCTCCTGCAATAAATCCTATACACTCCGGCAAACGACGCCGTTTTCAGCTGAAGAGGAAGAAATCGCTCCATCTCCGTTTGGCTTTCGACAATGGCTACTGTTATGCAGAAAATTAAAGACATCGAAGATGAGGTGTTATATATTTTCTCGATTATTtatccgattttttttttttgtttgcgtTTGATTTTTTAAACATATATTTAATTAATATATACAAGTATGCAACAATTTTTGTAATGAAAACAGTGGCATAAATTACCTGTTTCTCAGTAGCAGTTGCTTTTGGCTAATCATGCATAGATGGGGGCAGGTAGATTCATAACTAGGTTTTTAGCAAGGAATTAGAGAGTAAAATGAAATTAGTTTTATTGGGGGAAATTATTGTTGAAAAGGGAGGAAAAGCTGAAGAAATATGAGAAATGCTGATTGTATTGAATATAAAAATATCTAATGGTTAAAGAAATCTGGGAGGCGCATAATTTGTAGGCTTTGGAATAGTTGTACCTAATTTGGGTGGGTATTTTTCTGTTCAAGTTGGATTCTACTGCTTTAAAAGGAAGACGAAGGAATCCTTTTAGCTGATATCTGTGTACGGTGATTCTGTGCTGCTTAAATGCATCAGCATAGTGAAGTATGATAACATTTATTTGTAACTGCACAAAAGGAGCATGAGTTTTTGGTGATACGCTGCATTTTGGTAAGCGTTACGGAGAAGAGAAAGAACACGAAACCTATGATTTCCCGTTTATCTTTTCTTGCTTGTAAATTTGGaactattttgaaaattttccctgGTACATGTTGAAGTATTTGTGGAAAGAGGCAAGCTTGCTTTTCAAGTTTAGATCTTTCTATCATATTTTAATAGATGAAACTAGTTTTGAATGTGATAAAGGACTTGCTTGCTTTCTAGTTCCTACGGTCGTTCTCTCTGGTTTTCCTGGTCAAATTTGTTCAACCAACTCCACACTCTCCCCCTTGgcccaaaaaaaggaaaaaaggagaaaaaaaaaaaaagaagtaaagtaggtgcatttctcttcttttctatgattttcttgaaagaaGTACTGTTGTAgctaattttctggtttgcagGGCATAGaaatgtatatttcaatttgaattTCTGCTGTCCAACTATGGCGAGGCATCATTTCAATATTATGTTGAGTTAATGTGGATGCTTGATTGTTTGGTTTTATCTTTAATTGATTTTGCTTCAGTATCTTCCGCACTGCTGCTTGTCGTAGTTTGATTATCATGTTCCTAGGGTTTAATTCTATGCCAAGTTAAGAATTTGAAGTTGCTGAACTGTTGTTTCAGATGGCAAGGACCCAAAAGAATAAAGCTACTGCCCATCACCTTGGATTGCTAAAGGTTCGCCTTGTTCCATTGAGCACTTGTgctgttaatttgctttatattAGATTTCATTTATATCTGTTGGAAAACCAAAATTATTTTACTTGCATGTCTTTGTTCAGGAGCCAATTGCTTTTCATCTCACACagagatttttattttattttattttattttgttgggctACCGAGATTTTATTAGTTCTGGTATCTAGActaattcaatttttttggtcaagttttcttttccttttttatccACTTGTTGtttattcaaatttgaaaatagaGCCTGCAATTCAAGATTTAGGAATCTTTACGTTACCATGTATTAATGATGGGATTTCTTTCAACCTTGGGATTTTATCATTTTTAGCTTTTATTTGGATATGTTTTCGTACTGGTGGTAATGTGCAATGAGATAGGTGATGCCAGTCTTTGTCATTTTATGTTTTAGACATCTCATTCACCTATTTGCTGCTCAATCATCCACTGTCTTTCTTGATGAAATTTTTATGAAGAGAGAAACTGGTCCTTTAAACTGCGCGTAATGTGTGAAACGTTAAGTTTTCTTTGTGGCTTTGTACAGTGAAATGTTATTCAGCATATGCACCCTAAAAGGTATTGATGAATTGCAAAACGAACTATTGCACTGCCACCATTCCTCACTGTAGACTTAACATGATCTATGCTTTTtcttgatggatttctatttAGATAATTATAAGGGTGATAATAAGATGTAATTTTGTGGTTACAAATAGTTTGAGTCGCGTGATATGCAAATGTAATCATGTATTTACAAATGGTTTGGGTTATCTTAACTGTGAAATGATCATTGATCCATCTGTGATCGCTGTCAAATGGTCATTGCTTTATCTATGATGCGTTAAGCTGACTGCAGTTTGCTGCTGTGGATATGATAATTTTTAATATCTTGGGATTATGTCTTGATGTGAGATGCACTTACTTTTGACTGTATCGGTGATGTCCATCTGTATTTCTGGTACAAAAGTGTTCTGAAAATTTGAACATGTCTAGATTCTATTTCGGTGAATTGTAAGTTTTCGGTTAATTACTGGTTCTCTACTACCATCTGTCAGAAAATTATGCATCTTACATTGTCTATTCATTGTAGGCTAAGCTGGCAAAACTTCGGAGGGAGCTACTTACTCCATCATCAAAGGGAGGTGGTGGTGCAGGAGAGGGTTTTGACGTTACAAAAAGTGGCGATTCTAGAGTTGGTCTAGTTGGTTTCCCGTCTGTTGGGAAATCAACACTTTTAAACAAGTTAACTGGAACTTTTTCAGAGGCATGTATCCCATGCATGTTAATAGCGTGTAATTTTTTCCTAAAGTTGCATGGAAGCTTTGTATGTTTTAAATGTGTCCTTTCAGTATTTTAACATGATATGCATTTGTTGCATAAAAACCTTATTCCATATGTTGTTAGAGGTAGTCAGGTAGATGCCTTTGTGGAATTAAATTTAATAGTTAAGTTCAGATTGTCTAATCCTTCTTGGAAGAAAAAGTGTCCAATTTGACCATATATTATCATATGTGATAATGTTATATCTATTTTGATACTCAAAATAAATACACAGTTACCTAGCATAGTCTTCTCAGATTCAACATAGTTAGGGATATCCAAATGTCAACAATTTCATTATTTTGTCACTAAAAGCAAATGTAGGTAAAATAAGCcctaatatatttttttaatgtgaAAGTGGCTGAAATTGGTATTTAAGTCTTGCACAGTTCAGCTGATGTGGAAAGGAAGAATAAGAAAGGATTGGATTTCTGACCTGCAACATGGTTGTTATAACACCGGCTGATGTGTGGCAGGCTATTGGTAGATATGGTTCAATAGCTTGACGGTAAATGGATGTCTTTGTAAGTTAGATGTTCCTATTCTATCTTCGTCCTCTTGTTCTATACCCCTCTAGCTTACGAAAGGAATGCACCTAGTCAACCAGAAACCTACTTCAGTTCCACTACCTCTTACGAAACTGCACCATTTTCACCTTGATAATTGAAGAAAATCCCACATGGAAGATATTAAGCGAGAGGAAACCAATGCATGTATCAAACTTAGACCCTTTTTGTACCAAATGCATGTATAAAAGGGAACTGTAATCCGATTCCACAGAACTAGAGTGAAAACTGCGACACACCATGTGATAATACATGCGAATAACACAATTGCTTTAATCAGCTGTAACATTGATATCGTTACCTTAACTTGAACCATCTTAGTGTTACTTTTTTCAAATTATGGTTGATCCGTTTGTTTGATTATTGCTCATTGTCTTGGAGGAACCAAATGGATATCGTTGTTTGTCTGGTGGTAGCTGGTCTTTTGGTGGCTTGATTTATTCTTGAAgttacttttgttttccccttttgtttttggttgatttttttggAGTTACAAACTGGGAAAGTTTGGCTAAGTGATGGTCGTGACTTGTGATGATTGATTGACTATAGGGATACGTATTAGTGTGGGGTTGGCATTGTAGAATATTAAGAAGGGGCTTGAAACTTAAGGTTGGacctttttttggggggggggggggtggttgGTGCGGAGAAGGGGAGAAAAAGAGCAACCAATGTTCTTGTTTGGTTGACTTGGCCAGGAGAGTTTGTACTATCCTGTAGGGAGGTACAGCATGTCTCTCTTTCATATGCCTTTATCTCACGGAAGTCTCTGTAATATACAAGATTTCATCCTAAAtcatactagttagattaactTTCCTCCCAGTTTAATTCTAGCATTTCTTTGGTTTCTTTGTAGTTCTTTAAAAAGGTTTTAGAGGCCCTTGATGCCACGAAATAAGCAAGGTTCCAACgttttatcttttttatttattatgaaATTTCTTCCCTTCTTTGGCTAACAGGTTGCTTCATATGAATTTACCACATTAACCTGCATTCCAGGAGTGATAACATATCGGGGAGCTAAGATTCaggtatatacatatatattttgttGTACTTTTTAACTTTTAGTTTGCGAGGATATCAGTTATAATCTGATATTCTGATTCCTGAATGGTTGCCTTTTTAACACGTGCTATTAGGATTTGGTATTGGTTCAGTTGTTGTATAAATTAGCCAAGTCATACTTGCATCACTACCAAGATATATATTGATGTACATTTATATTTTTCCTATATCTGGTAGTGGATTGCACATAATAATTAGGATATGGCAGTTCTTACATATTTACTTCTATGCTTTTATATTTGTGCATAATATGCTTAGCGATGGTGCTGGATGTCATGAAGGATAAATTATATGAATCTCTCATCATTCCTTTCTTTGAGAAGTTGCCTCTGATTTTCAATATGCATGCTTTGTTTGGCAGTTGTTAGATCTCCCTGGCATTATTGAGGGTGCCAAAGACGGAAAGGGTAGAGGAAGACAGGTACTCTATGAAGTTTTgtgtaatttatatttttttttgcatctttCCTGCTCCTTTTCCTGCATATCATGTGTAGAGTCACTGCTGCATTTGCCTACTGCCAATACTTTAGTTAATTTTTTGAAGATGCAAATTGGCTTTCGTGAGTCTTGGACTCTAGTTCCCATCCCAATGTATTCTGTTTCTACATCGTTTAGATGTTGGGGAAAAAAAGCTTTATTTTGCCAGGACTGTCAATTGTAGTGTTAAATGTTTCTTGTGGAAGTCCCATCCATGGTCCATTTGCGTTAGAGATTCTCAAAtgtctttttgcttttttttttggggcataATTTTAAAGAAAGCACTGTCTTCAGATTTCTTGCCTAACCACGAGATCACGTGCCAAGTCTTTTCAAGAGGTCACAGTCATTGGTGGAATTTCTTTTCTTGGCTCTTACTGAACCTTTTGTTCATAGACTGGTGCCAGTAAAGGAACTTAAAGTACTTATCAAAACTGATAGATTAGGTACCATCTGGTCTTCCTTCACACCATGTATCATGTAAATATAAATCGCAAGATTTGTTTCCTTTAGTTTTTAATCGTATTTTTGAAGCTATATATCTTTGTGGTATCATTGACTTTTGTCTGCATGACCAGATgatgttgtttttctttttaacttttGGACTATTTTTTGCTTTTCAGCTATACTTAATCATTGTGCCTGAGCTTGCAATAATCAATGCATCAGATAAACTTTATATGCCTGTCCTTGTGATAAATTTATGATTTGTTCTTTAAACAGGTCATCAGTACCGCAAGAACGTGCAATTGTATTCTGATCGTTCTGGATGCAATTAAGCCAATCACTCACAAACGTCTGATTGAGAAAGAGCTTGAGGGATTTGGAATCAGGTCAGAAAACTATTGATGCAGGGAGTACATATTCTTGAATCATCTAGCACCATGGCCTGATTGTGATCTATCAGTTATTGTGCCTgtcttatttatttgtttcagaATGAATGATGCCATTTTAACCACCAGAGTTCATGATTGGTAAAAAGCATTTGTGTTCTGTATTTATCTCTATCCTCTTGAGAACTTTCCATGTGTACAACATCCATTTTCTCTTACGCTTGACTGGAGTGTCTTCCACTCCTCTCTAGGCTGTGAATTTTCTCAGTTTCTTTAATTTGATGTTTGTTGGTACATCTTTCTGTGATTACAGATTGAACAAGGAACCACCCAATCTGACATTTAGAAGGAAAGACAAGGGTGGGATCAATCTTACCTCGACTGTAACCAATACAAATCTCGACCTTGATACGGTGAAGGCAATATGCAGCGAATATAGGATACACAATGCTGATATTAGTCTAAAATATGATGCCACAGCCGATGACCTTATAGATGTTATAGAGGGGAGTAGAGTCTACATGCCTTGCATCTATGCTGTCAATAAGATTGATCAGATTACACTTGAAGAGCTGGAGATTTTGGATAAGCTTCCACACTATTGCCCAGTCAGGTAATtctgcattcatggcattttgtgAAGCCAATAGAGAGCATTAATAGTTATGATAGAATAATTTATGCAAGTGAGCAATGAAATGTCAAATTGTTaagtttggaaaagaaaaaaaattgttgtaGACACCTTTGGAGTGCATAACTGTCTTTTCTGGACACCTGGGATTGGATTTGCCGTTAATGCTGAGACTTTCAAATATCCTAATTCATCTAATGCTAGCAAAGTTCAATCTTGGAAGCACTGAATTTCACTAATCTGAAGCATTCGCTTGTGGAGTTTTACCTGTTGTGGCAGGGGAAATTAGTTTGTCCCCATATATGGTGAATAAACTCCCTCATTCCTTATACCATTCAAAATTAACATGCCTTAAATCCTCTCTGCTCTAGGCTCTTACCTAAGTATTTCCTTCATCAGAGGACCTTTTGTTAAGTTGTGAGAATTTTCTCAAGTTCTTTTGTTCTAGTACTTGTGCCTTGAATAATAGAAGTTTCTACTTGATGCAGATATGCATGCATGCGTGTTGACAGATATAAACATATAGATACATGTTTGTGTAGGTGTTTGTCTCTGTGTGTGATTTTTATTTAAGGTTGTTTCTATTGTCTGGTAGCATTGCTTCTATCCTTTCCATATAGGCTGCTTGAGAAGTTTTTTTTATGGTGTTTTTGGATTCACAAATCATAAGGTTAGAACAGAGTCTCTGAAGTATAGCTGATTTTACTTCCATTTCTTGTGTTTGTAGTGCACATTTGGAATGGAATCTAGATGGTCTGCTGGAGAAGATCTGGGAGTATCTTGATCTGACTCGTGTATACACAAAGCCGAAGGGAATGAATCCAGACTATGAGGACCCAGTGATATTATCATCAAAGAGGAGAACAGTTGAGGACTTCTGCAATCGAATCCACAAAGATATGGTCAAACAATTTAAGTAGTGAGTCTCTCTCTAAACATTGTGTTTTctgggagttttttttttaagaaggtCTGGTTGAAAGGGCTTTTCCAGTTTTAAGCTTGTAATTCTTGATCTTGCTTTCTTTCTCTGTTGCTCCCTTGTTGCTTTGCGTattctccctcttttttttgggggggggggggggggggtggtgttTCCCTTGCTTTTCCTGGGAGGCTTCAAGCTTCCGGAGGAGGGTATTATCTCCATGTCAGCAGCACCTTAAACGTCtgttaagggaggagagtgggaGGATGTCTTGCCTCATTGTTCCCCCACCCTCCACTTCACccctttcctatttttcttttcctaactTCCAAGTTGTTGGTGAATCTTTTTTCTACACACTTTCACTGATGCTCCAAGGTGATGGAATCATATATGGAATTTgattattaatttcttttttccttccattCACTGCTATAATATCCCCATAACTTTGCTACATTCATGTGAAGATGTTTAAAGTCACCTCACATAGAACATTCAGCTCTCATACTTTATCCTTTGTATGCTAACATTGCAAAAACCTGATAGTTTTTACATCGCCCGAGCATTTAGAAAGCTCTACCTGGAAACAATGATAATACTCTTGTTTCAAGAGTCTTTATGTGTAGGAGAAAGTAATTTGTGAATTGTACCTTTAGTTTCCTTTGCTTACAATATACTCTCACTCTTTAATAAGCATTAATTGTGAAGATAAATTTATCAAGAATAGATGTTGGTTACAAAATTTGAGCATAACCTCAAGCACAGATGTCAGTTACAAAAATTGAGCATAATCTCAAGTACAGAGGTTTACCATCCTAGTTTTctgtgattttgattttgatcaaATAATGTATATACATTTCTGAATAATTTTGTAAAGAGATCATCTTAAAGTAAAGCTTTCCGAGAAGGCCTTGGTCTAGTGGCTAAGATTGAGGTCTCCGGAATTAGAAGTCCTGGGTTCAACTCCCCCTTCCCCCTCCTCACTTCTTAAATCCCACCTCTCCTGTGGTAGggaaaaattaaagtaaaaatGCTCCTATAGGTCTTATTGAACCAAGAAAGTTTTGTTAGAGATTACTAGCTATAATTAATAAGGTTGGTACCTCAAAAAGGAGGTACAATTAATTTAACTCCATGAATAACACTTTCTTTTAAGATATGTGATGTCAGACTTAC
The genomic region above belongs to Coffea arabica cultivar ET-39 chromosome 7c, Coffea Arabica ET-39 HiFi, whole genome shotgun sequence and contains:
- the LOC140010728 gene encoding developmentally-regulated G-protein 3; protein product: MATVMQKIKDIEDEMARTQKNKATAHHLGLLKAKLAKLRRELLTPSSKGGGGAGEGFDVTKSGDSRVGLVGFPSVGKSTLLNKLTGTFSEVASYEFTTLTCIPGVITYRGAKIQLLDLPGIIEGAKDGKGRGRQVISTARTCNCILIVLDAIKPITHKRLIEKELEGFGIRLNKEPPNLTFRRKDKGGINLTSTVTNTNLDLDTVKAICSEYRIHNADISLKYDATADDLIDVIEGSRVYMPCIYAVNKIDQITLEELEILDKLPHYCPVSAHLEWNLDGLLEKIWEYLDLTRVYTKPKGMNPDYEDPVILSSKRRTVEDFCNRIHKDMVKQFKYALVWGSSAKHKPQRVGKEHELEDEDVVQIIKKV